In Bradyrhizobium sp. 170, the DNA window GTCACATTGGTGAGCCGCGTGCCGAACAGGAACACGGACACGCGCTTGCGGGCGTCGGTGATGGCGTGGAGGAAATGCAGGAACAGACGGGTATACTCGCTCATGGACCCAGATATATCGAGCAACGCCACGATCGGCGCCGGCTTCTCGATCCGGCCGAGCTTTCTGATGTCGATGATCTCGCCGCCGGTGCGAAGGGAGCTGCGCAGCGTGCGGCGCATGTCGAGCCGCAACCCCTTGGCGTCGGGCTGGTAGCGACGGGTGCGCAGTTCGGCCTGCGGCAGCTTCATGTTGGCAATGGCGCGGGTGACCTCGGCGATCTCGGCCGCGCTCATCTGCGCAAAATCCTTCTTCTGCAGGATATCCTTGTCGGAGACCGACAGCCGCAGTTCCTGTTCCTGCACCTGCTCGGCCTCGTCGCGCATCGACGGCTGGGCCAAGGCCTCCTGCACGCGGCGCGAGGCCGGCGGCGGCTTCTTCTTGGCGTGGTCCGGCAGCGGCACCGAATCCAGCATGTGCTTCCAGTCTTCGGCGGCGCGGAAGAACAGGTCGAACGCCTGCGCGAAGATCAGCATGTGCTCATGGCGCTTGACGAAGATCGCCTCCAGCGTGGCGTAGACATCGGCGCGGTTGCCGATCTCGATCGCCTGCATCGCGTTGAGCGCATCGATCACGGCGCCGGGACCGACGGGAATCCCGGCCGCACGCAGCGCGCGGGCGAAGCCGACGACGTTATCGGCCATGTGGCCCGTGGGGGGATTGAGATGATCGATGGTGGTCATGGTCGAACCAACTTCCGTCGTCATTCCGGGGCGAGCGCAGCGAGAGCCCGGAATCCATTCCTCAGCGCCCATGCGGCTCGATGGATTCCGGGCTCGCGCCAAGTGGCGCGCCCCGGAATGACGAGTCAGTCGCTCGTCGCTTCCTTCAAAACCTTCTGCAGCGTATCGCCCTGCATCCGCGCGATGTCGTCCTGGTATTTCAACAGCGCGCCGAGGGTATCGCCGACCATTTGCGGCGTCAGCGAACGGGCGTCGAGCTCGGTCAGCGCGGTGGCCCAGTCGATGGTCTCGGCCACGCCCGGCGACTTGTAGAAATCCTGGTCGCGCAGCGCCTGCACGAAGCGGACGACCTGCTGCGACAGCTTTGCGGAAATATCAGGCACGCGCGACTTGACGATCGCCAGTTCGCGCTCGGCCTCGGGGTAATCCACCCAGTGATAGAGACAACGCCGCTTCAGCGCGTCGTGAATCTCGCGGGTGCGGTTCGAGGTGATGATGACGATCGGCGGCTGCGGCGCCTTGATGGTGCCGAACTCGGGAATCGTGACCTGGAAGTCGCTGAGGATTTCCAGAAGATACGCCTCGAACGCCTCGTCGGCGCGGTCGAGTTCGTCGATCAAGAGCACCGGCGCACCGGCGACGTCAGGCTCCAGCGCCTGCAGCAGCGGGCGCTTGATGAGGAAGCGTTCGGCGAAAATATCCGACGACAATTGCTCGCGATCGGTATCGCCGGCGGCTTCCGCCAGCCGGATCGCGATCATCTGCGCCGCACTGCTCCACTCGTAGACGGCGGAGGCGACGTCGAGCCCCTCGTAGCATTGCAGGCGGATCAGCTTGCGCCCGAGCGCCGCCGACAGAACTTTTGCTATCTCCGTCTTGCCGACGCCGGCTTCGCCTTCGAGAAACAGCGGCCGGCCCATGCGCAGCGAGAGATACGTGACCGTCGCCAGCGACCGCTCGGCCAGATAGCCGCGCGAGGTCAACAGCTCGAGCATGCCATCGACGGATTTGGGCAACGCCGATGCACTCATGGGCAAACCTGTCCTGGGAAAGTCAATCTCGATACGCCGGTAATCGGCAAACTTACTTCGCCGTCGCGGCTTCGACGGCGCGGCGCGTCAACACGCCGATCAGGTGCGCGCGGTATTCGGCGCTGCCGTGCAGATCGCTGTTCAGGCCATCGGCAGACACCGAAATGCCGTCGAGCACCTTGTGCGAAAAACGCTTCTTCAGCGCTTCCTCGAACGCGGTGGCGCGGAACACGCCGTCCGAGCCCGCGCCGGTGACGGCGACGCGCACGTCGGACGGACGCTTGGCGACGAACACGCCGACCAGCGCGTAGCGCGAAGCCTGGTTGCGGAACTTGATGTAGGCCGCCTTCTTCGCCAGCGGGAACATCACCTTGGTGATGATCTCGTCGCTCTCGAGCGCCGTCGTGAACAGGCCCTGAAAAAACTCTTCCGCCTTGAGGCGGCGCTTGTTGGTGACGATGGTGGCGCCGAGCGCGAGCACCGCGGCGGGATAATCCGCGGTCGGGTCGTTGTTGGCGAGCGAGCCGCCGATGGTGCCCTTGTGGCGCACCGCGGGATCGCCGATTCCGACGGCGAGTTCGGCGAGCGCCGGAATGGCTTCGCCGACGATCGGCGACGTCGCGACGGCGTCATGTTTGGCGGTGGCGCCGATCACCAGCGCACGGCCCTTCATCTCGATGGCGTCGAGCCCTTCGATATGGGAGAGGTCGACCAGATGCGGCGGGCTGGCGAGCCGCTGCTTCATGACCGGCACCAGCGTGTGGCCGCCGGCGATCACCTTGGCGTCTTCGTTCTTCACCAGGAGATTGGCGGCCTGCCGCACGGTCGCCGGGCGATGATATTTGAATTCGTACATTGAGAACTTCCTGATCGCGGTCGCGATGAAATCGATTTGTCGATTAAGCGGATTTGGCCATCGCCTTGGCGCCGGCGGCGATCGACTGGACGATGTTCTGATAGCCGGTGCAGCGGCACAGATTGCCTTCGAGCTCCTCGCGGATGATTTGGTCCGAAAGATCATGCCCCTTGCGATTGACCAGATCGACCGCGGTCATGATCATGCCGGGGGTGCAGAAGCCGCACTGCAGGCCGTGGTGCTCGCGAAAAGCTTCCTGCATCGGATGCAGCGGCGCGCCGTCGGCGGCCAGGCCCTCGATGGTGCGGACCTCATGGCCGTCCGCCATGACCGCGAGCGTGGTGCAGGATTTTACCGCCTTGCCGTCGAGATGCACGACGCAGGCGCCGCATTGCGAGGTGTCGCAACCGACATGGGTGCCCGTCAGCCGCAGATTTTCCCGCAGAAACTGGACCAGCAGTGTACGGGGATCGACATTGGCGTTTACGGGGTTACCGTTCACGATCAGGGAAATCTTGGCCATCAGCACTCTCTTGAGCTGCACCGCCGCATATCGGCCGCGCAGGCGTTTAAAGTCATTCCAAATGCCATAATATGGGCCATCCCGGTAATGAGCAACCTCAGGAGCCCCTCGTCTGGGGCATGCCTAATGGACCTGGCGGGACTGCGGGACGGGGCTTGAGGCCTGCGTCAGAATCAGCCTTGCACGGGAATCAGCCCTGCACAGGAGTCAGCCTTGCACGGCCTTGGCGAAATTGGCGAAGAACTCGTCGGCCAGTTTCTTGGCCGCGCCGTTGATCAGGCGCTGGCCGAGCTGGGCGAGCTTGCCGCCGATCTGGGCCTCGACATTATAGCTCAACAGGGTACCGCCATCCTTTTCGGCAAGCGCCACGGTGGCGCCACCCTTGGCAAAGCCGGCGACACCCCCCTCGCCTTCGCCCGAGATCTTGTAGCCGTTGGGCGGATCGAGATCGGTCAAATTGACCTTGCCCTTGAAGCGGGCGGAGACCGGCCCGACCTTCATTTTGGCGGTGGCGCGGAAGCCGTTGTCCTCGGTCTTTTCCAGCTCCTCGCAGCCGGGGATGCAGGCCTTCAGCACTTCCGGATCGTTCAGCTTGGCCCACACAGCCTCGCGCGACGCCGCAAGCTGGACTTCGCCGTTCATCGTCATGGCCATTGGGGGTGCCTCCTGGATCGCCTTAGATCGAAACTGATCTCCCCCAAGTAAAGCACGCCCGGGCCAAAAGGAAGGCCGCCTGACGCCATGAGCGATGCATATTCGCAAGTGCAGCAGAGCCAGCCTGACAAGGGCATTGGCAGCGACAGGCCGTAATGGTTAGGTCGCGCACAGATGAGCACGTCCCTTTCCCCCCTGCTGGCTCCGATGCTGTCGAGCGCGGCGATGCGCGCGATCTGCGACGATGCCGCGACCCTGCAAAACATGCTGGATTTCGAGGCAGCGCTGGCGCGCGCCGAGGCCGCAGCCGGGGTGATTCCGGCTGACGCCGCCGGCCCGATCACGAATGCGTGCCGGGCCGAATCATTCGACCTCGCAGACCTGGCCAACGCCGCGACGAGGTCCGGCAATCTCGCCATCCCGCTCGTCAAGGCGCTGACGGCCAACGTCGCCAAGGTGGATGCAGGGGCGGCGCGTTATGTCCATTGGGGCGCGACCAGCCAGGACGTCATCGATACCGGCGCCATGCTCGGCCTTCGCGCCGGCATCGACGCGCTGCTCGCCGACACCAATCGCGCGATCGCGGGCTTTGCCGGACTGGCGCGCCAGCACCGCCAAACCCCGGTGGTCGCCCGCACCTGGCTGCAGCATGCGCTGCCGATGCCGTTCGCCCTGAAGCTCGCCGAATATGCCGCGGCGTTGCATCGCTCGAAGCTGCGGCTGCAGCGGGTGCGCAGCGAGACGCTGGCGCTGCAATTCGGCGGCGCCGCCGGCACGCTCGCCGCCCTCGGCGACAAGGGAATGCAGGTCTCAGAACGACTGGCCGCGGAACTCAAGCTGCCGCTATCAGACGCGCCCTGGCACACCCACCGCGACCGCATCGCGGACGCAGCCTCGGTATTCGCGATTATCGCCGGCACCTGCGGCAAGATCGCGCGCGATGTTTCGCTGATGATGCAGACCGATGTCGGCGAAGCCTTCGAGCCCTCGGGCGAAGGCCGCGGCGGCTCCTCCACCATGCCGCACAAGCGCAATCCCGTCGCGGCAGCCAGCGCGCTGGCGGCGGCCACCATGGCCCCCAATCTCGCAGCGACGATCTTTGCGGCGCAGGTGCAGGACCATGAGCGCAGCGCCGGTCCCTGGCACGCGGAATGGTCGACGCTGCCGACGCTGCTGCTGGTCACCTCGGGCGGGCTGGCGGCCATTGTAGATATCGCCGAGGGGCTGGAAGTCGACGCGGTGCGCATGCGTGTCAATCTCGACGCGACGGACGGACTTATCATGGCCGAGGCGGTGACGATGGCGCTGGCCGAAAAGATCGGCAAGAGCGACGCGCATCATCTGATCGAAGCGGCGAGCAAGAAAGCGGTCAAAGACAAGAAACATCTGCGCGATGTCCTGACGGCGGACGCCAAGGTCACCGCACAGCTCAGCGCTGATAAAATCACTGCACTGTTCGAGCCGATGGCCTATCAGGGCGCCTCGCAGGCCCTGATCGACCGCCTGCTCGCTTCGCTGGACGACAAATAAGAGAGACCGGAGAACTCCAGATGCCGATGATCGACGCCGACGGGTGCCTGCTCAACGTATCCGTCGAAGGCCGCGACGGCGGACCGACGCTGATGCTGTCGAATTCGCTGGGCTCGACCATGCAGATGTGGGAGCCGCAAATGAAGGCGCTGACGCAGATGTTCCGCGTCATCCGCTACGACCGGCGCGGTCACGGCAAGTCGAGCGTGCCGCCCGGCCCCTATTCATTGGAGCGTTTCGGCCGCGACGTGCTGGCGATCCTCGACGACCTCAACATCGCAAAGGCCCATTGGTGCGGCCTGTCGATGGGCGGCATGGTCGGGCAATGGCTGGGCGCCAACGCATCAGACAGATTCGGCAAGATCGTGCTCGCCAACACCACCTGCCACTACCCGGACCCGACGCGCTGGAACGACCGCATCAAGGCGGTGAAGCAAGGCGGCATCGTAGCGGTCGCCGACGCCGTGATGGCGGGCTGGCTGACGGCGGATTTTCGCGAACGCGAACCGCAGATCGCGGCCAACATGAAGGCGATGATGCTGACCACGCCGGTCGAGGGTTACATCGCCTGCTGCGAGGCGCTGTCGACGCTCGACCAACGCGAGTTGCTGCCCAGGATCAAGAGCCCGACGCTGGTCATCGCCGGCCGCCACGACATGTCGACGACGGTCGCGGACGCCGAATTCATGCGCAGCCGGATTCCCGGCGCCAGCATGACCATCCTCGATGCGGCGCATATTTCCAACGTCGAGCAGCCGCACGCCTTCACCGACGCGCTGGTGGGCTTTTTGACGCAACGCTAGTTTCCGCAACCAAAGACGTCATTGCGAGCGAAGCGAAGCAATCCATTTCACCGCTTGCCGAGACATGGATTGCTTCGCTTCGCTCGCAATGACGGGGAGAGAACGTACAATGGACGACAACCAACGCCGCGACGACGGCATGGCGCAAC includes these proteins:
- a CDS encoding xanthine dehydrogenase family protein subunit M yields the protein MYEFKYHRPATVRQAANLLVKNEDAKVIAGGHTLVPVMKQRLASPPHLVDLSHIEGLDAIEMKGRALVIGATAKHDAVATSPIVGEAIPALAELAVGIGDPAVRHKGTIGGSLANNDPTADYPAAVLALGATIVTNKRRLKAEEFFQGLFTTALESDEIITKVMFPLAKKAAYIKFRNQASRYALVGVFVAKRPSDVRVAVTGAGSDGVFRATAFEEALKKRFSHKVLDGISVSADGLNSDLHGSAEYRAHLIGVLTRRAVEAATAK
- a CDS encoding carbon monoxide dehydrogenase subunit G yields the protein MAMTMNGEVQLAASREAVWAKLNDPEVLKACIPGCEELEKTEDNGFRATAKMKVGPVSARFKGKVNLTDLDPPNGYKISGEGEGGVAGFAKGGATVALAEKDGGTLLSYNVEAQIGGKLAQLGQRLINGAAKKLADEFFANFAKAVQG
- a CDS encoding VWA domain-containing protein, translating into MTTIDHLNPPTGHMADNVVGFARALRAAGIPVGPGAVIDALNAMQAIEIGNRADVYATLEAIFVKRHEHMLIFAQAFDLFFRAAEDWKHMLDSVPLPDHAKKKPPPASRRVQEALAQPSMRDEAEQVQEQELRLSVSDKDILQKKDFAQMSAAEIAEVTRAIANMKLPQAELRTRRYQPDAKGLRLDMRRTLRSSLRTGGEIIDIRKLGRIEKPAPIVALLDISGSMSEYTRLFLHFLHAITDARKRVSVFLFGTRLTNVTRALRARDPDEALASCSSSVEDWAGGTRIATSLHSFNKLWGRRVLGQGAIVLLISDGLEREADAKLAFEMDRLHRSCRRLIWLNPLLRYSAFEAKAQGIKMMLPHVDEFRPVHNLTSMEGLIEALSAPPPPHHRSLIRSAA
- a CDS encoding 3-carboxy-cis,cis-muconate cycloisomerase, with amino-acid sequence MSTSLSPLLAPMLSSAAMRAICDDAATLQNMLDFEAALARAEAAAGVIPADAAGPITNACRAESFDLADLANAATRSGNLAIPLVKALTANVAKVDAGAARYVHWGATSQDVIDTGAMLGLRAGIDALLADTNRAIAGFAGLARQHRQTPVVARTWLQHALPMPFALKLAEYAAALHRSKLRLQRVRSETLALQFGGAAGTLAALGDKGMQVSERLAAELKLPLSDAPWHTHRDRIADAASVFAIIAGTCGKIARDVSLMMQTDVGEAFEPSGEGRGGSSTMPHKRNPVAAASALAAATMAPNLAATIFAAQVQDHERSAGPWHAEWSTLPTLLLVTSGGLAAIVDIAEGLEVDAVRMRVNLDATDGLIMAEAVTMALAEKIGKSDAHHLIEAASKKAVKDKKHLRDVLTADAKVTAQLSADKITALFEPMAYQGASQALIDRLLASLDDK
- a CDS encoding MoxR family ATPase, translating into MSASALPKSVDGMLELLTSRGYLAERSLATVTYLSLRMGRPLFLEGEAGVGKTEIAKVLSAALGRKLIRLQCYEGLDVASAVYEWSSAAQMIAIRLAEAAGDTDREQLSSDIFAERFLIKRPLLQALEPDVAGAPVLLIDELDRADEAFEAYLLEILSDFQVTIPEFGTIKAPQPPIVIITSNRTREIHDALKRRCLYHWVDYPEAERELAIVKSRVPDISAKLSQQVVRFVQALRDQDFYKSPGVAETIDWATALTELDARSLTPQMVGDTLGALLKYQDDIARMQGDTLQKVLKEATSD
- the pcaD gene encoding 3-oxoadipate enol-lactonase, producing MPMIDADGCLLNVSVEGRDGGPTLMLSNSLGSTMQMWEPQMKALTQMFRVIRYDRRGHGKSSVPPGPYSLERFGRDVLAILDDLNIAKAHWCGLSMGGMVGQWLGANASDRFGKIVLANTTCHYPDPTRWNDRIKAVKQGGIVAVADAVMAGWLTADFREREPQIAANMKAMMLTTPVEGYIACCEALSTLDQRELLPRIKSPTLVIAGRHDMSTTVADAEFMRSRIPGASMTILDAAHISNVEQPHAFTDALVGFLTQR
- a CDS encoding (2Fe-2S)-binding protein, producing the protein MAKISLIVNGNPVNANVDPRTLLVQFLRENLRLTGTHVGCDTSQCGACVVHLDGKAVKSCTTLAVMADGHEVRTIEGLAADGAPLHPMQEAFREHHGLQCGFCTPGMIMTAVDLVNRKGHDLSDQIIREELEGNLCRCTGYQNIVQSIAAGAKAMAKSA